One genomic window of Medicago truncatula cultivar Jemalong A17 chromosome 1, MtrunA17r5.0-ANR, whole genome shotgun sequence includes the following:
- the LOC25482358 gene encoding spermine synthase: MECPSQKIMDNISEKRCSGLEVGIGSNMNYEDIEKKIPSCCLKAKVSVPKLEGKCHSTVVSGWFSQSQSSSGEVVYFNNPMWPGEAHSIKVEKKLYEEKSNFQEVLVFESLTYGKVLVLDGIVQLTEKDECAYQEMITHLPLCSIQSPKTVLVVGGGDGGVLREVCRHSSVTHVDICEIDKMVIDVSKKYFPELAVGFEDPRVHLHVGDAVEFLRFTPEGKYDAIIVDSSDPVGPAQELVEKPFFVTLAKALRPGGVLCNMAESMWLHTHLIQDMISICQQTFASVRYAWTTVPTYPSGVIGFILCSKEGPPVDFVNPINPIEIFEGTAKYTRELRFYNSEMHKAAFALPAFLKREVKLLRDTASIAHTNSNGC, encoded by the exons atggaatGCCCTAGCCAGAAAATTATGGACAATATCTCGGAAAAACGGTGTAGCGGACTTGAGGTCGGAATAGGAAGTAACATGAATTATGAAGATATAGAGAAGAAAATTCCTTCTTGTTGCTTGAAGGCTAAAGTTTCAGTCCCTAAACTTGAGGGAAAGTGTCATTCTACTGTCGTTTCTGGATGGTTCTCACAGTCTCAATCATCCTCTG gTGAAGTTGTTTATTTCAACAATCCAATGTGGCCAG GAGAAGCACATTCAATTaaagtagaaaaaaaattgtacgaggaaaaatcaaatttcCAAGAGGTTTTGGTTTTTGAG TCATTAACATATGGGAAAGTGCTTGTACTTGATGGAATTGTTCAGTTGACTGAGAAGGATGAATGTGCTTACCAAGAGATGATAACTCATCTCCCTCTTTGTTCAATTCAGTCCCCCAAAACa GTTTTAGTTGTTGGTGGTGGAGATGGTGGAGTTCTAAGGGAAGTATGCCGCCACAGTTCTGTAACTCATGTTGATATTTGTGAGATAGATAAAATGGTTATTGAT GTTTCTAAGAAGTACTTTCCAGAGTTAGCTGTTGGATTTGAAGATCCTAGAGTACACCTGCATGTTGGTGATG CTGTTGAATTTCTTAGATTCACTCCTGAAGGAAAGTATGATgctataattgttgattcctcTGATCCAGTTG GTCCTGCTCAGGAACTTGTAGAGAAACCATTTTTTGTGACATTAGCAAAAGCATTAAGACCTGGTGGAGTGCTATGTAATATGGCAGAAAGTATGTGGCTTCATACTCATCTTATTCAGGACATGATCTCCATTTGTCAACAAACATTTGCTTCTGTACGTTATGCATGGACAACTGTTCCAACATATCCAAG TGGTGTGATAGGCTTTATCTTATGCTCAAAAGAGGGGCCACCAGTTGATTTTGTAAATCCCATCAATCCTATTGAAATATTTGAAGGCACTGCTAAGTACACAAGAGAACTTAGATTCTATAACTCAGAG ATGCACAAAGCTGCATTTGCTTTACCAGCATTTTTGAAGAGGGAGGTAAAACTGCTGCGTGACACTGCATCTATAGCACATACCAATAGCAATGGATGTTAA
- the LOC25482356 gene encoding probable 6-phosphogluconolactonase 4, chloroplastic, whose product MATSTFLSLSCTPQSMLHSKHKSQTQSSTMSLVSPQLVQKHLYSPLRHNVSSLKPKRIHVGGLVKASMNNNKDVHVLSKEHLAVSLAKYVADLSEKYIREKGRFTVVLSPGPVKYLRKLVEPPYCDTIDWSKWHIFLVDERVVPKTHVDSNYKLANDSFISKVPIPPLNVSTIDDALPADGAADVYETTLRRLVTSNVISTSSLTGFPKFDLMLLDMGPDGHVASLFPGYPAVNETSKWVTYLKNAPKPPPERITFTLPVINATSNIAMVVTGAGKADAVYSALEKGPNDNKLPIQKVNPEGDIKWFLDKGAASRLYR is encoded by the exons atggctacttCCACATTTCTGTCCCTTTCATGCACTCCTCAAAGCATGTTGCATTCCAAACATAAGTCACAAACACAATCCTCAACCATGTCATTGGTGTCACCTCAATTGGTACAAAAACACCTCTATAGCCCTCTAAGACACAATGTATCTTCTTTGAAACCTAAGAGAATTCATGTTGGTGGCTTGGTGAAGGCATCAATGAATAATAACAAGGATGTGCATGTGCTAAGCAAGGAGCATCTTGCTGTGTCTTTGGCCAAATATGTTGCAGACCTCTCCGAAAAATACATTAGGGAGAAGGGGCGTTTCACCGTTGTTTTGTCTCCTGGACCCGTCAAGTATCTAAG GAAGCTGGTGGAACCACCATATTGTGACACCATTGATTGGTCTAAGTGGCACATATTTTTGGTGGATGAGAGAGTAGTGCCAAAGACTCACGTTGATAGCAATTACAAACTTGCTAACGATAGCTTCATCTCCAAG GTACCAATTCCCCCACTAAATGTGAGCACAATTGATGATGCATTACCAGCTGATGGAGCAGCAGATGTTTATGAGACAACCCTAAGACGTTTGGTCACAAGCAATGTGATATCAACATCATCCCTAACTGGCTTCCCAAAATTTGATCTTATGCTATTAGATATGGGACCTGATGGACATGTAGCTTCTTTGTTTCCAGGGTACCCTGCAGTGAATGAGACTAGTAAGTGGGTTACATATCTTAAGAATGCACCTAAACCACCGCCGGAGAGGATTACTTTCACATTGCCAGTGATTAATGCTACTTCAAATATTGCTATGGTTGTGACTGGTGCTGGTAAAGCTGATGCTGTTTACTCTGCACTTGAGAAAGGTCCTAATGATAATAAGCTTCCTATTCAAAAGGTGAATCCTGAAGGAGATATCAAATGGTTCTTGGACAAGGGTGCTGCTTCAAGGCTCTATAGGTAG
- the LOC120577932 gene encoding uncharacterized protein — MVQEGGTYQLENAIVDFNESPYKVTSHKHKLSMMHNSTFTKVHLPAIPMNVFEFKPFNEILSSTVEEVSTDVIGHVIERGDIRETEKDRRKSRVIDLTLEDLENNRLHCSLWGEHGDKIVTFFGNHDNDTPTILILQFCKTRVYLGAMGVVNAFNGTKLILNGDLPDVAAYMTR; from the exons ATGGTTCAAGAAGGGGGTACATATCAGCTTGAAAATGCAATTGTAGATTTTAATGAAAGTCCTTATAAGGTAACTTCACACAAACATAAGCTTAGTATGATGCACAATTCAACTTTTACCAAAGTACACTTGCCTGCTATCCCTATGAACGTTTTTGAGTTCAAGCCATTCAATGAAATTCTCTCTTCAACTGTCGAGGAAGTATCTACGG ATGTTATTGGTCATGTAATTGAAAGAGGTGATATAAGGGAAACTGAAAAGGACAGAAGGAAAAGCAGGGTTATTGATCTCACTTTAGAAGATCTTGA aAACAACCGCTTGCATTGCTCTCTTTGGGGTGAACATGGCGACAAAATTGTGACCTTTTTTGGCAACCATGACAACGACACACCTACTATATTGATATTGCAGTTTTGCAAGACACGCGTGTATTTAG gtgctaTGGGAGTTGTTAATGCCTTTAATGGGACTAAGCTGATACTTAATGGCGATTTGCCTGATGTCGCTGCGTACATGACACGGTAa
- the LOC25482359 gene encoding cyclic nucleotide-gated ion channel 1 translates to MSTFQQEKFVRFQDSNAEVSQRNYPAFKTTQSGRFRSTISSFSEKFQRGLESGSERIKRFRSTFDHYHYDNALSRNFGSKRKILDPQGTFLQKWNKIFVLLCVIAVSLDPLFFYVPVIDGENKCLSLDRGMEITATFLRTFSDVFYIIHMIFQFRTGFIAPSSRVFGRGVLIDDSWVIAKRYLSSYFLVDILAILPLPQVVILVIIPKMSGFQSLNTKNLLKVVVIFQYVPRLIRIIPLYKEVTRTSGILTETAWAGAAFNLLLYMLASHVLGAFWYLFSIERETTCWQEACRSNIMCNTAYMHCNPRGGFKSIAKFLNDSCPIQEEDKKLFDFGIFLDALQSGVVESRDFPSKLFYCFWWGLKNLSSLGQNLATSTDFWEICFAIFIAIAGLVLFSFLIGNMQTYLQSTQTRLEEMRVKRRDAEQWMSHRLLPDDLRERIRRYDQYKWQETRGVNEDNLVRDLPKDLRRDIKRHLCLDLLMRVPMFEKMDEQLLDAMCDRLKPVLYTEQSYVVREGDPVDEMLFIMRGKLLTITTNGGRTGFFNSEYLKAGDFCGEELLTWALDPRPSYNLPISTRTVRTIIEVEAFALKADDLKFVASQFRRLHSKQLRHTFRFYSQHWRTWAACFIQAAWRRYSKKKLEESLDEEENRLQDALAKTGGNTTSLGATIYASRFAANALRLLRRSRTARKTRALERMPAILLQKPEEPNFTDDEQ, encoded by the exons ATGAGTACCTTTCAGCAAGAGAAGTTTGTTAG GTTTCAGGATTCTAATGCAGAGGTTTCTCAGAGAAATTATCCTGCATTTAAGACAACACAGTCAGGGAGATTTAGAAGTACAATAAGTTCATTTTCTGAGAAGTTTCAAAGGGGACTTGAATCTGGTTCTGAGAGGATAAAGAGGTTCAGATCAACGTTTGACCATTATCACTATGACAATGCTCTTTCTCGAAATTTTGGTTCAAAAAGGAAAATCCTCGATCCGCAGGGTACCTTCCTTCAAAAGTGGAACAAGATATTTGTCTTGTTATGTGTTATTGCGGTATCATTGGATCCTTTGTTCTTTTATGTCCCTGTGATTGATGGTGAAAATAAATGCCTTTCACTGGACAGAGGGATGGAGATTACAGCCACTTTTTTGAGAACTTTCTCTGATGTTTTTTATATAATCCACATGATTTTCCAGTTTCGTACTGGATTCATTGCTCCTTCTTCTCGAGTATTTGGAAGAGGTGTTTTGATCGATGATTCGTGGGTAATTGCTAAGAGGTATCTGTCATCATATTTCTTAGTTGACATTCTTGCGATTCTTCCACTCCCACAG GTGGTGATTCTAGTTATCATCCCAAAGATGAGCGGCTTTCAATCACTCAATACAAAGAACTTGCTGAAAGTTGTTGTTATCTTCCAATATGTGCCTCGTTTAATACGGATAATTCCATTATATAAAGAAGTTACAAGAACATCCGGCATTCTCACTGAAACAGCTTGGGCGGGAGCTGCATTCAATCTGTTACTTTACATGCTTGCAAGCCAT gtCCTTGGTGCCTTTTGGTACTTGTTTTCCATAGAACGAGAAACCACATGCTGGCAAGAAGCGTGTCGAAGTAATATCATGTGTAACACGGCATATATGCATTGCAATCCTCGGGGAGGTTTTAAGTCTATTGCGAAATTCTTGAATGATTCTTGCCCAATACAGGAGGAAGATAAAAAACTATTTGATTTTGGAATTTTCCTTGATGCCCTTCAATCTGGTGTTGTGGAGTCGAGAGATTTTCCCTCAAAACTCTTCTACTGTTTTTGGTGGGGCCTAAAAAATTTAAG TTCTCTTGGTCAGAACCTCGCAACAAGTACTGATTTTTGGGAAATCTGTTTTGCAATTTTCATTGCCATAGCTGGTTTGGTGTTATTTTCATTCCTCATTGGAAATATGCAG ACATATTTGCAGTCAACACAAACAAGATTGGAGGAGATGAGAGTAAAAAGGAGGGATGCAGAACAGTGGATGTCTCATAGATTGCTTCCTGACGACCTTAGAGAGCGAATCAGGCGGTATGATCAGTACAAATGGCAAGAAACTAGAGGTGTAAATGAAGACAATTTAGTTCGTGATCTTCCTAAAGATTTACGAAGGGACATTAAGCGTCATCTTTGCTTGGATTTGTTGATGAGG GTGCCAATGTTTGAGAAAATGGACGAACAACTTTTGGACGCAATGTGTGACCGTCTTAAACCAGTGCTTTACACAGAACAAAGCTATGTTGTCCGAGAAGGAGATCCCGTTGATGAGATGCTCTTCATAATGCGAGGCAAGCTATTGACCATAACAACTAACGGTGGACGAACCGGCTTCTTCAATTCCGAGTACTTAAAAGCCGGCGACTTCTGTGGAGAGGAGCTTCTCACATGGGCCTTAGATCCTCGTCCCTCATACAACCTTCCCATATCCACTAGGACAGTCAGAACAATCATAGAAGTTGAAGCCTTTGCGCTAAAAGCCGACGATCTGAAGTTTGTGGCGTCTCAATTCCGGCGCCTTCATAGCAAGCAGCTTCGCCACACTTTCAGATTCTACTCGCAACACTGGCGCACATGGGCTGCATGTTTTATACAAGCTGCATGGAGGCGCTACAGCAAAAAGAAACTTGAAGAGTCGCTCGATGAAGAGGAGAATAGACTGCAAGATGCATTGGCAAAGACTGGCGGTAACACAACAAGTTTAGGTGCCACCATATATGCTTCTAGGTTTGCTGCTAACGCACTCAGATTATTGCGACGAAGTCGCACCGCAAGGAAGACAAGGGCGCTAGAGAGAATGCCTGCTATATTGCTTCAGAAGCCTGAAGAACCTAACTTTACTGATGATGAACAATAG